A single [Flavobacterium] thermophilum DNA region contains:
- a CDS encoding Protein of uncharacterised function DUF45 — protein sequence MPTFQFGKTAIEYTLQQVKGKEDISIVVEWMEGVTVVAPDHLVQEEINRVLRKKATWILDKWNSLNEIKRPPAPLEFVSGEKLPYLGRYYRIKVKQNQDIDKVKVLFHQGKFYIETPTSADDIEHVPMIREALKSWYIQRAQVKAEERVKRYAQRLGVTPAKLAVKEQKFRWGTCTPQGAIYLNWRLFLAPMRVVDYVIVHELAHLRYADHSKNFWNLVRSILPDYEKRKEWLRVNGPTLTI from the coding sequence ATGCCTACCTTTCAGTTTGGGAAGACAGCTATTGAGTACACATTGCAGCAGGTGAAAGGGAAAGAAGATATCTCTATTGTTGTAGAGTGGATGGAGGGGGTTACAGTGGTAGCTCCCGATCATCTAGTTCAGGAAGAAATAAACCGAGTTTTGCGTAAGAAGGCAACGTGGATTTTAGATAAGTGGAACTCTTTGAATGAGATTAAGCGACCACCGGCTCCGTTAGAATTTGTTAGTGGGGAGAAATTACCGTATTTAGGCCGGTATTATCGAATTAAGGTGAAACAAAATCAAGATATCGATAAGGTAAAAGTGTTATTTCATCAAGGGAAATTTTATATTGAAACACCAACATCAGCCGATGATATAGAGCATGTGCCTATGATTCGTGAAGCATTAAAATCTTGGTATATCCAGCGGGCGCAGGTGAAAGCGGAAGAACGGGTGAAACGTTATGCACAGCGTCTAGGGGTAACGCCGGCGAAGCTTGCGGTAAAAGAGCAGAAGTTTCGCTGGGGAACGTGCACACCACAGGGAGCTATTTATTTGAATTGGCGTCTTTTTCTGGCCCCAATGCGCGTTGTTGATTATGTGATTGTGCATGAATTAGCCCATCTGCGTTACGCGGATCATTCGAAAAATTTCTGGAATCTGGTACGTTCGATTTTGCCGGATTATGAGAAACGTAAAGAATGGCTGCGTGTGAACGGACCGACGCTAACGATATAG
- a CDS encoding Probable type I restriction enzyme BthVORF4518P M protein: protein MELTTQKLTLQQLESHLWESANILRGSIDSSDYKNYIFGLLFLKRLNDVFVETAERIEREEGEDYGWYDRDEHQFFVPERARWSYITSLTQDIGAAINKAFEELEEENPSLEGVLASIDFNDKEKLPDKLLMQLLQHFSKIDLRNENLSDPDILGRAYEYLIKQFADDAGKKGGEFYTPSQVVRLIVKLIKPEEGMRICDPTVGSAGMLIQAVDYIKEKGGNPRNLTLHGQEKNLNTWAIAKMNLLLHGLSDHRIEKGDTIREPKLLDENGELLLYDRVIANPPFSLKNWGREEAEADPYGRFRFGLPPKTAGDYAFVQHMIATLNHRGIAGVVMPHGVLFRGGAEGKIRQGILEEDLLEAVIGLPANLFYGTGIPACILILNRNKAPERKGHVLFIDASRDYQEGKNQNVLRDQDIDKIVSAFEKWEDQDKYCRVVSLEEIKENDYNLNIARYVDTTEEEEQIDIAEALRQLRQLEKEREEIEKVMYGYLKELGYGG from the coding sequence ATGGAATTGACAACACAAAAACTAACACTGCAACAACTTGAATCCCATTTATGGGAATCTGCCAATATACTACGGGGGTCAATCGATAGCTCCGATTATAAAAACTACATATTCGGTCTATTGTTTTTGAAACGACTAAATGACGTGTTCGTCGAAACAGCAGAACGCATCGAACGCGAAGAAGGAGAAGACTACGGATGGTACGACCGCGACGAGCACCAATTTTTTGTGCCGGAACGGGCGCGCTGGTCGTATATCACTTCTCTTACCCAAGACATCGGTGCAGCAATCAATAAGGCATTCGAAGAATTGGAGGAGGAAAATCCATCCCTCGAAGGAGTCCTTGCAAGCATCGACTTTAACGACAAAGAAAAACTGCCGGATAAGCTGCTAATGCAGCTGCTTCAACATTTCAGCAAAATCGACTTGCGCAACGAAAACTTATCCGATCCGGACATTCTCGGACGTGCTTACGAATACCTCATTAAACAATTCGCCGACGACGCAGGGAAAAAAGGTGGCGAGTTCTATACGCCTTCCCAAGTTGTTCGTCTAATCGTCAAACTCATCAAACCAGAAGAAGGGATGCGTATATGCGATCCGACGGTTGGAAGCGCGGGAATGCTTATTCAAGCTGTTGACTACATCAAGGAAAAGGGAGGCAACCCTCGCAACCTCACACTACATGGACAAGAAAAGAACTTAAACACATGGGCCATTGCAAAAATGAACTTACTTTTGCACGGCTTAAGCGATCATCGTATTGAAAAAGGTGACACGATTCGCGAACCGAAATTGCTGGATGAAAATGGAGAATTGCTTTTATATGATCGAGTCATCGCCAATCCGCCGTTTTCGTTGAAAAACTGGGGACGCGAGGAAGCCGAAGCCGATCCATATGGCCGTTTCCGTTTTGGTTTGCCGCCAAAAACCGCGGGAGACTATGCGTTCGTCCAGCATATGATCGCGACACTCAACCACCGAGGAATCGCTGGTGTCGTCATGCCGCACGGCGTTTTGTTCCGTGGAGGCGCTGAAGGGAAAATTCGCCAAGGTATCCTTGAAGAAGATTTGTTAGAGGCAGTAATCGGCCTACCAGCTAACTTGTTCTATGGAACGGGTATTCCAGCATGTATCCTTATTCTAAATCGCAACAAAGCGCCGGAGCGAAAAGGGCACGTGCTGTTCATTGACGCATCGCGCGACTATCAAGAAGGAAAGAACCAAAATGTCCTTCGTGACCAGGACATCGATAAGATCGTATCTGCCTTTGAAAAATGGGAAGATCAGGACAAATATTGTCGTGTCGTTTCTCTCGAAGAAATCAAAGAAAATGACTACAACCTAAACATCGCTCGATATGTCGACACTACTGAAGAAGAAGAACAAATCGACATCGCCGAAGCTCTTCGCCAACTCCGGCAATTAGAAAAAGAACGTGAGGAAATCGAAAAAGTGATGTACGGGTATTTAAAGGAGTTGGGGTATGGTGGTTAA
- a CDS encoding Ribbon-helix-helix protein, copG family → MMEGRCYERHDFQVLVLQEFGKRRPRSPEETKRLQEEYLRLLEEIPRMWEEFVEKHKNIYERFGYLDVVVHDDLRVERKKLQRGRPKEEKSKSYRITVRLDDELYELLQKYCQTKNMSESEAVRQLISELKWKRF, encoded by the coding sequence ATGATGGAAGGAAGATGCTATGAGCGGCACGATTTTCAGGTTCTCGTCCTTCAGGAATTCGGCAAGCGGCGCCCTCGGTCCCCAGAGGAAACAAAGAGGCTGCAGGAAGAGTACCTCCGGCTTCTTGAAGAAATTCCCCGAATGTGGGAAGAATTCGTAGAGAAACATAAAAACATTTATGAGCGGTTCGGATACCTCGATGTTGTCGTCCATGATGATCTGCGCGTCGAACGCAAAAAGCTCCAACGTGGACGCCCAAAAGAAGAAAAGTCCAAGTCATATCGCATTACCGTGCGCTTGGACGACGAGCTTTACGAACTTCTCCAGAAATACTGTCAGACAAAAAACATGTCGGAGTCGGAGGCGGTGCGGCAACTCATATCGGAATTGAAGTGGAAGCGTTTCTAA
- a CDS encoding Genetic competence transcription factor, protein MDWKEVKRFAYAGQAFIPVNVENRGDSVKLFFRSGETKLLDVQSSLFLKRLLTFFGTSISINRHRYGELVGKKQLVPIVLSYGFTIIPFNVREPVGRQSRVGWFVSREIEQFRQRSPQCTTIHLLSGHQIPVFHSRKFCIDQLKNAKWIEMCYGEIHEPHRRQWINGSAVCETVVM, encoded by the coding sequence TTGGACTGGAAAGAGGTAAAGCGGTTCGCCTATGCCGGCCAGGCGTTTATCCCTGTCAACGTGGAAAACAGAGGGGATTCGGTCAAACTTTTTTTCAGGAGCGGGGAAACTAAGCTGCTTGACGTGCAATCGAGTCTGTTTTTGAAGCGGCTTCTGACCTTCTTTGGCACAAGCATTTCGATCAACCGCCATCGGTATGGGGAGTTGGTGGGGAAAAAGCAGCTCGTTCCCATCGTATTGTCGTATGGCTTTACCATCATTCCGTTTAACGTTCGCGAGCCGGTCGGCCGACAAAGCCGTGTAGGGTGGTTTGTGTCAAGAGAGATTGAGCAGTTCCGGCAAAGATCTCCCCAGTGCACCACGATCCATCTTCTTTCCGGACATCAGATTCCTGTGTTTCATTCCCGCAAGTTCTGCATTGACCAACTCAAAAATGCAAAATGGATTGAGATGTGCTACGGGGAGATTCATGAACCGCATCGCAGGCAATGGATAAACGGCAGCGCAGTTTGTGAAACGGTGGTTATGTAG
- the xerC_4 gene encoding Tyrosine recombinase XerC, whose product MIESYILPNKKLTPHMFRHTFCKWMLKATNNDIEKVRRLAGHSHIATTSRYLKDSYSDLADAVEALPKF is encoded by the coding sequence ATGATTGAAAGCTACATCCTGCCGAATAAAAAGCTCACGCCCCATATGTTCCGGCATACGTTTTGTAAGTGGATGTTAAAAGCGACGAACAACGATATCGAAAAGGTGCGCCGGCTAGCCGGTCATAGCCATATCGCTACCACATCGCGGTACTTAAAGGACAGCTACAGTGATTTGGCGGATGCGGTGGAGGCGTTGCCAAAGTTTTAA
- a CDS encoding Protein of uncharacterised function (DUF3006) has product MKYIIDRFEGKWAVCETEDGKMIDIEKSKLPKNARAGDVIVQENGKFRVDKKETEKRWKEIEELMNEVFEE; this is encoded by the coding sequence ATGAAATATATCATTGATCGTTTCGAAGGTAAATGGGCAGTTTGTGAAACTGAGGACGGCAAGATGATCGATATTGAGAAAAGCAAACTGCCCAAAAACGCTCGCGCCGGCGATGTGATTGTACAAGAGAACGGAAAGTTCCGAGTGGATAAAAAAGAAACAGAGAAGCGGTGGAAAGAGATTGAAGAGTTGATGAATGAGGTGTTTGAGGAGTAA
- a CDS encoding EcoKI restriction-modification system protein HsdS, whose protein sequence is MVVKKLFQDVSLGEIFYINTKSINPGNTPNKKFWHYSIPAYDDNKEPTLDRGADIKSNKYLLETDSILVSKLNPRIKRVWKFQKSDRHEPSICSTEFMVYQPKIPNVDLEYYTQFFSSDIFQNKLLSLQNGTTGSRMRVTPSDTLSIPIPFPSINEQRKIAAILSSVDEAIEKTEAIIEQTEKVKKGLMQQLLTKGISHTRFKKTEIGEIPEEWEVCKIPDVLSNEKGSIKMGPFGSQIKKEDLTSSGVHIIGIENVLNKEYVHLGNRYISFEKFESLKTNQVLPGDVVITTMGTIGLADVIPEHIPTTIIDSHLIRLRVNKEKILNTYLAMIIQDYDLVKKQIKRMSQGGIMAGLNTSIIKSLSIPLPSLNEQRKIVNSLSSIDSKVQVETEKLIKLREIKKGLMQVLLTGKVRVKVDDEVVSS, encoded by the coding sequence ATGGTGGTTAAAAAATTATTCCAAGATGTTTCTTTAGGAGAGATTTTTTATATTAATACTAAAAGTATAAATCCAGGTAACACGCCAAATAAAAAATTTTGGCATTACAGCATTCCAGCATACGATGATAATAAAGAACCTACACTTGATAGAGGAGCAGATATTAAAAGCAATAAATATCTCCTCGAAACTGACTCAATACTTGTTTCTAAACTAAATCCTAGAATTAAAAGGGTATGGAAATTCCAAAAATCAGATAGGCATGAACCTAGTATTTGTTCAACTGAATTCATGGTTTATCAGCCTAAAATTCCTAATGTTGACTTAGAATACTACACTCAATTTTTCTCATCCGATATATTTCAAAATAAACTTTTATCACTACAAAATGGTACAACAGGAAGTAGAATGAGGGTTACGCCTAGTGATACTCTATCTATTCCTATTCCTTTTCCATCAATTAATGAACAACGCAAAATCGCTGCCATCCTTTCCTCCGTCGATGAGGCAATTGAAAAAACAGAAGCCATCATCGAACAAACGGAAAAAGTGAAAAAAGGACTGATGCAGCAACTCCTTACGAAAGGAATCAGCCATACGAGATTTAAAAAGACGGAGATTGGCGAGATTCCGGAAGAGTGGGAAGTTTGCAAAATACCAGATGTTTTATCAAATGAAAAAGGCTCAATAAAAATGGGCCCGTTTGGTAGTCAAATCAAGAAGGAAGATCTGACCTCTAGTGGTGTTCATATTATTGGTATTGAAAATGTATTGAATAAAGAATATGTTCACTTAGGAAACAGATATATAAGCTTTGAAAAGTTCGAATCACTTAAAACAAATCAAGTATTACCTGGAGATGTAGTAATAACTACAATGGGAACTATCGGCTTAGCCGATGTTATTCCAGAACATATCCCTACAACAATTATTGACTCACATTTAATTCGTCTTCGTGTTAATAAAGAAAAAATTCTAAACACTTATTTAGCAATGATTATTCAAGATTATGATTTGGTTAAAAAGCAAATTAAGCGTATGAGTCAGGGAGGTATAATGGCTGGATTAAATACTAGCATCATAAAATCTTTATCTATACCATTACCTTCTTTGAATGAGCAGAGGAAAATTGTAAATTCACTTTCATCAATAGATAGTAAAGTACAGGTTGAAACGGAAAAACTTATTAAATTAAGAGAAATTAAAAAAGGTCTCATGCAAGTTCTCCTAACAGGCAAAGTCCGGGTAAAGGTGGATGACGAGGTGGTGTCGTCGTGA
- a CDS encoding Antirestriction protein: MSYYQQSNEYKEKLNKIQKEVDRAIERIFKNGEFQRYLEVVARFPKYSLHNVMMILSQKPNATLVMGYKAWQELGRHVQKGEKAIKIFAPIFEKKLQPKIDPETNEPVRDEKGRTVMEKKEILKGFRFVNVFDISQTQGKELFDIRKLIREDLKESERIQSLYKHFLAHLNKNRIEVKEEVLDDPNIKGYYDRAKHLIRINASVENTSLKFKTLIHEYAHAQLHHKDSDMQNLPRGHKEAQAEAVAFIVSKYYGLDTEPYSAGYIATWAKDIQLAKQAMKEIQHVAQGIIQEIDELMKERIKELRQMHESSKDQDKNNKNEKDKEMQLQR, from the coding sequence ATGAGTTATTACCAACAATCGAATGAATACAAAGAAAAGCTGAACAAAATCCAAAAAGAAGTTGATCGAGCCATTGAGCGCATTTTCAAGAATGGAGAGTTTCAACGATACCTAGAGGTGGTTGCGAGGTTTCCAAAGTACAGCCTTCACAATGTCATGATGATTTTATCACAGAAACCCAATGCCACGTTGGTTATGGGATACAAAGCGTGGCAGGAGCTTGGCAGACACGTTCAAAAAGGCGAAAAGGCCATTAAGATTTTTGCGCCGATCTTCGAGAAGAAGTTGCAACCCAAAATTGACCCTGAAACGAACGAGCCTGTCCGTGATGAAAAGGGGCGAACAGTGATGGAAAAGAAAGAAATTCTAAAAGGCTTTCGCTTTGTCAACGTCTTTGATATTAGCCAAACCCAAGGAAAAGAGCTGTTTGATATCCGAAAATTGATTCGTGAAGATTTAAAGGAAAGTGAACGCATTCAGTCGCTTTACAAGCATTTTCTGGCTCACTTGAATAAAAACAGAATTGAAGTGAAAGAAGAGGTATTAGACGACCCGAATATAAAGGGGTACTATGATCGAGCAAAGCACCTTATTCGTATTAATGCGTCTGTTGAAAATACTTCATTGAAATTCAAAACGCTCATTCACGAATACGCCCACGCTCAATTGCATCATAAAGACAGTGACATGCAAAACTTGCCTAGAGGACACAAAGAAGCACAAGCTGAAGCTGTTGCATTTATCGTCTCCAAATATTACGGATTGGACACAGAACCATACAGCGCTGGATATATTGCGACCTGGGCTAAAGACATTCAGTTGGCGAAACAGGCCATGAAAGAGATTCAGCATGTCGCCCAGGGTATTATCCAAGAAATTGACGAGTTGATGAAAGAACGAATCAAAGAATTGCGTCAGATGCATGAGTCATCTAAAGATCAAGACAAAAACAATAAAAACGAAAAAGATAAAGAGATGCAGCTGCAACGTTAA
- a CDS encoding ComEC family competence protein — protein sequence MRKIKMLMVAVIVFMIAILPGIVTDAAPKNMYVHFINVGQGDSIYIKAPNGEDILIDGGNKDGSDVVAYLKKQKVKDIEVMIATHPDADHIGGLDEVLKAFPVKNVYAPKVGNTTQAYKDFLLAVKNKKLTIKVAKADVALPIKGVTAKFVGPVKSYSTSDTNDWSAVLKVTYGKKSFLFTGDAETKAETDMVKAKKDLRADVLKVGHHGAKTSTSATLLKAAKPAYAVISVGKNAYGHPTSEVLNRLKSYKVKVFRTDKQGTIIATTNGTTLSFNVKPIY from the coding sequence ATGAGGAAAATCAAGATGCTGATGGTAGCTGTAATTGTATTTATGATAGCAATACTACCGGGGATTGTAACAGACGCAGCCCCAAAAAACATGTATGTACACTTCATCAATGTTGGACAAGGTGACAGTATTTACATTAAAGCGCCAAATGGCGAAGACATCCTCATTGATGGGGGGAATAAGGATGGCAGCGATGTCGTCGCCTACCTTAAAAAACAGAAGGTAAAGGACATTGAAGTTATGATTGCAACTCACCCCGATGCCGATCATATCGGTGGTCTAGATGAGGTTCTCAAAGCTTTCCCAGTGAAAAACGTGTACGCTCCGAAAGTCGGTAATACAACGCAAGCATATAAAGATTTCTTGCTCGCTGTAAAAAACAAAAAACTTACGATCAAAGTTGCTAAAGCAGATGTTGCCTTGCCGATCAAAGGTGTGACTGCAAAGTTTGTTGGTCCCGTTAAATCATACAGCACCAGTGATACTAATGACTGGAGCGCCGTCTTGAAGGTGACTTACGGCAAAAAGTCTTTCCTGTTTACCGGCGATGCTGAGACTAAGGCAGAGACAGATATGGTCAAAGCCAAAAAGGATTTACGTGCTGATGTGTTGAAAGTAGGGCATCATGGCGCGAAAACATCGACCAGCGCGACGCTTTTAAAAGCCGCGAAACCAGCGTATGCCGTAATCTCGGTCGGCAAGAACGCTTATGGTCACCCGACATCGGAGGTTTTGAATCGTTTAAAGTCTTATAAAGTAAAAGTATTCCGTACAGACAAACAGGGAACGATCATTGCGACAACCAATGGAACAACGCTTTCCTTTAACGTAAAACCTATTTATTAA
- the hsdR_3 gene encoding Type-1 restriction enzyme R protein: MSYEWAKERPVEYRLIRQLEGLGYTYLPGSALDSERASHRDVVLEGRLRQAIQRLNPWIDDINLHKVVRMVTHINAASVMEANEKFYDMVVNYVSIQQDLGKGKKSQTVKLIDFDNPDNNEFLVVNQLKISGPMTTIIPDVVLFVNGLPLVVIECKSPTKPHPISEAVQQLLRYQQEAERLFHYNHVVVATCNEQAKFGSIGARLRHFGEWKDPYPLKVSDIGDNPTRQDVLVAGMFSKKNLLDMIQNFVVYEAEGGRTIKKVCRYQQFRAANKAVERILTGKTPKERGGVVWATQGSGKSLTMLYLSVKLRRLKELRNPSIVIVTDRTDLDEQITNTFRRCGFPNPRRAESVRDLRDLLRTATGATIMTTIQKFQDHVDDGGDLLLNDADNIFVLVDESHRTNYGGLAMNMRSSLPNAVYIGFTGTPIDKEDRSTVQTFGTYIDTYTIQQAVEDGATVPIYYESRLPELRVEGESLDAIFDRVFQDYSKEDRERIKKKYATEEAIIGSPQRIRRICLDIIEHYEQHIAPNGFKAQIVAINRETAVLYKEILDELNGPESVVIISANNNDNDRLKKYHLTKEQQKHYIERFKKPLHEDKLAFIIVCDMLLTGFDAPIEQVMYLDKPLKEHNLLQAIARTNRTYDKKTYGLIVDYYGVSAFLKQALAIFNPTDIQGAMTSIQSEIPRLQSRHRAAMRFFDGVNRDDIEACMKILEPEDVRHAFDRAFKRFSESMDMIMPHPEAKPYYEDLKFLGKVRQYARNRFRDEQMDISDCGEKVKQLIYDHIYTTDIKALHRPVSILEKNFDAHVKSLTTDEAKASEMEHAIRHEIKVKIDQNPVYYTSLKERLEQLIKARKEKRLNDAQLAFELEKLIEEMRGQSKTIEEEGLTPQSYPIFQLLQKEWTDQEEEKERLKEITQIIVEHIEGLVVIDWVNKEDVKREMRKKIKRQLRTSKCPSDKIEPLAQQIVELAEIHYKK, encoded by the coding sequence GTGAGTTACGAATGGGCAAAGGAACGGCCGGTGGAGTATCGTCTCATCAGACAGCTGGAAGGACTGGGATATACGTACCTTCCGGGGAGCGCGCTGGATTCGGAGCGCGCATCCCACCGGGATGTCGTGCTCGAAGGCCGGCTGCGCCAGGCGATTCAGCGTCTGAACCCGTGGATCGACGACATCAACCTGCATAAAGTCGTGCGCATGGTGACACATATCAACGCCGCGAGTGTCATGGAGGCTAACGAGAAGTTCTACGACATGGTCGTGAACTATGTGTCCATCCAGCAGGACCTTGGGAAAGGTAAGAAAAGTCAGACGGTCAAGCTGATTGACTTTGATAACCCTGACAACAACGAATTTTTAGTGGTGAACCAATTGAAAATCAGTGGGCCGATGACGACCATCATTCCAGATGTCGTCCTGTTTGTTAACGGTCTACCGCTTGTCGTCATCGAATGCAAAAGCCCGACGAAGCCGCATCCAATCAGCGAGGCAGTCCAGCAGCTGCTTCGCTACCAGCAAGAGGCGGAACGTCTCTTCCACTACAACCATGTCGTTGTCGCGACATGCAACGAACAGGCAAAATTCGGATCGATCGGCGCACGACTTCGGCACTTCGGGGAATGGAAAGACCCGTATCCGCTCAAAGTTAGCGATATTGGTGACAATCCGACACGTCAAGATGTGTTAGTCGCGGGAATGTTCTCTAAGAAGAACCTGCTTGATATGATCCAAAACTTTGTCGTCTACGAGGCGGAAGGCGGACGCACGATCAAAAAAGTGTGTCGCTATCAGCAATTCCGCGCCGCCAATAAGGCCGTCGAACGCATTTTAACCGGCAAGACACCGAAGGAACGGGGCGGCGTCGTCTGGGCGACGCAAGGATCTGGAAAGAGCTTGACGATGCTCTACCTGTCCGTCAAACTGCGGCGCCTCAAGGAACTGCGCAACCCGTCCATCGTCATCGTGACGGACCGCACCGATTTGGACGAACAAATCACGAATACGTTCCGTCGCTGCGGATTCCCGAACCCACGGCGTGCCGAAAGTGTCCGGGATCTGCGTGACTTGCTGCGGACAGCGACAGGCGCAACCATCATGACGACCATTCAAAAGTTCCAGGATCACGTCGACGACGGGGGTGACCTGCTCTTAAATGACGCGGACAACATCTTTGTCCTCGTTGACGAGTCGCACCGCACCAATTACGGGGGACTAGCGATGAACATGCGGTCGTCGCTGCCGAATGCGGTATATATAGGGTTCACGGGGACGCCGATTGACAAGGAAGACCGCAGCACCGTCCAAACGTTTGGCACGTACATTGACACGTACACCATCCAGCAGGCTGTCGAGGACGGGGCGACAGTCCCGATCTATTACGAAAGCCGCCTGCCGGAATTACGGGTCGAGGGTGAGTCGCTGGACGCGATTTTTGACCGCGTCTTTCAAGACTATTCGAAAGAGGACAGGGAACGGATCAAGAAGAAATACGCGACAGAGGAAGCCATTATCGGGTCACCGCAACGCATCCGCCGGATCTGTCTCGACATCATCGAACATTACGAGCAACATATCGCACCAAACGGCTTCAAAGCGCAAATTGTCGCGATTAACCGCGAAACCGCGGTTCTGTATAAAGAAATTCTCGATGAACTCAACGGTCCGGAGTCGGTCGTCATCATTTCCGCTAACAACAATGACAACGACCGATTGAAAAAATACCACCTAACCAAAGAGCAGCAAAAGCACTACATTGAGCGCTTTAAAAAGCCGCTACATGAGGACAAGCTGGCGTTTATCATCGTGTGCGATATGCTGCTGACCGGGTTTGACGCGCCGATCGAGCAAGTAATGTACCTCGATAAGCCGCTAAAGGAACATAACTTGCTCCAGGCGATCGCAAGAACGAATCGGACCTACGACAAGAAGACATATGGCCTCATCGTCGACTATTACGGCGTGTCCGCGTTCCTTAAGCAAGCATTAGCCATTTTTAACCCGACGGACATCCAGGGAGCGATGACGTCGATCCAGTCAGAGATACCGCGACTGCAGTCGCGACATCGCGCCGCCATGCGCTTTTTTGACGGCGTCAATCGCGACGACATTGAAGCGTGCATGAAAATCCTAGAACCCGAAGACGTGAGACACGCCTTTGACCGAGCGTTTAAACGCTTCTCCGAAAGTATGGACATGATTATGCCGCATCCAGAGGCAAAACCGTATTACGAGGACCTGAAATTTTTAGGGAAAGTGCGCCAGTACGCGCGCAACCGCTTCCGAGACGAGCAGATGGACATCTCTGACTGCGGAGAAAAAGTGAAGCAGCTCATTTACGACCATATTTACACGACGGATATCAAGGCGCTTCACCGTCCTGTCAGCATCCTCGAAAAGAATTTCGACGCCCATGTGAAAAGTTTAACGACGGACGAGGCGAAAGCGTCGGAAATGGAGCACGCGATCCGTCACGAAATCAAAGTAAAAATCGACCAAAATCCGGTCTATTACACATCGCTAAAGGAACGGCTCGAACAGTTAATTAAAGCGAGAAAAGAAAAACGTCTCAACGACGCCCAGCTCGCATTTGAGTTAGAAAAATTGATCGAGGAGATGCGCGGACAGTCCAAAACTATTGAAGAAGAAGGCCTGACCCCGCAATCCTATCCGATTTTTCAATTGCTGCAAAAGGAATGGACCGATCAAGAAGAAGAGAAAGAACGGTTAAAAGAAATCACCCAGATCATTGTGGAACATATCGAAGGCCTCGTCGTCATCGACTGGGTTAACAAAGAAGACGTCAAACGCGAAATGCGTAAAAAAATCAAGCGCCAGCTCCGGACAAGCAAATGCCCGTCCGATAAAATCGAGCCACTTGCTCAGCAAATCGTTGAACTGGCGGAAATCCATTACAAAAAATAA